In one window of Paraflavitalea soli DNA:
- a CDS encoding alpha/beta fold hydrolase yields MKKHIHCTLLILLFINSFLTLQVHGQQRKIDVGDRNLWQIYDRDLQFTAKDTMGFAPSDSIGQWVLKNEELSLSAIEFDVKGENSMNNNFVGIAFNMQDLRTFETIYFRPFNFFNPDTVRRPRSVQYMYLPDYPWPRLREEHPGKYENRILKTPDPDQWFHVKITIDHPEIKVFVNNNPTPSLVVNSLSTRTKGKIGFWMQGKSRGSFANLVITPAQTSKKVSYGNNPAAGKYLQVGDASLYYEVYGKGRPVLLLHGGVYGYIDEFEPLIDELAKTNLVICPATRGHGRSQIGNTPFTWQQRAEDAYKIVRSITKEKVAVIGFSDGAAAAYKLAAIHPELVTSLVAIGFGNKSKDSARTIFNYTPELLMGQAPELFNSRKSLMPQPERWGQCLAWLNQLYNNEILSQETFTKIKCPVLVMTGEKDQYHTVASVTSVSKMIPGSKLSVIEGCGHVVIGCNFPAVWGSIKPFIASPRSGS; encoded by the coding sequence ATGAAAAAACACATCCATTGTACACTGCTCATCTTGCTTTTCATCAACAGTTTCCTCACCCTTCAGGTCCATGGCCAGCAACGGAAAATAGATGTTGGTGACCGTAACCTGTGGCAAATATATGACAGGGACCTGCAATTCACAGCCAAAGATACCATGGGGTTTGCCCCTTCAGATAGTATAGGTCAGTGGGTATTGAAAAATGAAGAATTGAGCCTCAGTGCCATCGAATTTGATGTGAAAGGAGAAAACAGTATGAACAACAATTTTGTAGGGATTGCTTTCAATATGCAGGACCTGCGAACTTTCGAGACCATCTATTTCAGGCCATTCAACTTTTTCAATCCCGATACCGTTCGCCGGCCAAGGTCCGTACAATATATGTACCTGCCCGACTATCCCTGGCCTCGGTTGAGGGAAGAACATCCTGGTAAATATGAGAACCGCATATTGAAAACCCCTGATCCCGACCAATGGTTCCATGTAAAAATCACCATCGATCATCCGGAGATAAAAGTATTCGTCAACAACAACCCCACACCTTCACTCGTGGTCAATAGCTTGTCCACACGGACAAAAGGGAAAATAGGTTTTTGGATGCAAGGTAAATCGCGTGGAAGTTTTGCCAATCTTGTTATTACACCGGCACAAACATCTAAGAAAGTTAGCTACGGTAACAATCCTGCCGCTGGTAAATACCTGCAGGTAGGAGATGCTTCACTCTACTACGAAGTATACGGTAAGGGCAGGCCAGTCCTATTGCTGCATGGCGGTGTCTATGGTTATATAGATGAATTTGAGCCTCTCATCGATGAACTGGCGAAGACCAACCTGGTGATTTGCCCGGCTACCCGCGGCCATGGAAGATCCCAGATTGGCAATACACCCTTCACCTGGCAGCAAAGAGCCGAAGATGCTTATAAGATAGTGCGCAGCATCACCAAAGAGAAGGTAGCCGTAATAGGATTTAGTGATGGGGCCGCAGCAGCATATAAGCTGGCAGCAATCCATCCCGAACTGGTTACCAGCCTGGTGGCCATTGGGTTTGGCAACAAATCCAAGGACAGTGCCAGGACAATTTTCAATTATACCCCCGAACTGCTGATGGGTCAGGCCCCCGAACTCTTCAATAGCCGCAAAAGCTTAATGCCCCAACCGGAACGGTGGGGGCAATGTCTTGCCTGGCTCAATCAATTGTACAACAACGAAATACTTAGCCAGGAGACTTTTACAAAGATCAAATGCCCTGTGCTGGTCATGACAGGTGAAAAGGATCAATACCACACCGTGGCTTCCGTTACATCCGTATCAAAAATGATCCCTGGCAGCAAACTGTCTGTCATTGAAGGATGCGGCCACGTAGTGATCGGCTGCAATTTCCCCGCCGTTTGGGGAAGCATAAAACCCTTTATAGCAAGCCCCAGGAGCGGCTCGTAA
- a CDS encoding TetR/AcrR family transcriptional regulator, which produces MLTLLEKVTMGISERRLRQKEEVRSNILATAWQIVKEEGWQALSIRKIADAIEYSVPVVYDHFVNKECILMEFAREGFCLLAKKLQLAKSKHMDPAMQLKAMADAYWNFAFKNKEFYQVMFSLGIPCAEVDDCSCLPEKISFRTLVSDSVSEILVRNKRTDISVCLKSHTFWSVIHGLISIKMMRTSDVSDDLNKMVMDDAIEGFIKNLA; this is translated from the coding sequence TTGCTAACACTGTTAGAAAAAGTAACGATGGGAATATCAGAAAGACGGTTACGGCAAAAAGAGGAGGTACGCTCTAATATACTGGCTACAGCCTGGCAAATTGTAAAAGAGGAAGGGTGGCAGGCACTCTCCATCCGCAAGATTGCCGATGCTATAGAATACAGTGTCCCCGTGGTGTATGACCATTTTGTGAACAAGGAGTGTATTCTTATGGAGTTTGCCCGGGAAGGGTTCTGTCTCCTGGCTAAAAAGCTGCAACTGGCCAAAAGCAAGCATATGGATCCGGCCATGCAGTTGAAAGCGATGGCAGATGCCTATTGGAACTTCGCTTTTAAAAACAAGGAGTTCTACCAGGTAATGTTCAGCCTGGGTATCCCTTGCGCTGAAGTCGACGACTGCAGCTGCCTGCCGGAAAAGATCAGTTTCAGAACCCTTGTATCGGATTCCGTATCCGAAATACTGGTAAGAAACAAACGAACAGACATTAGTGTATGCCTTAAAAGTCACACGTTCTGGTCCGTTATACATGGCCTCATCTCCATCAAAATGATGAGAACATCCGATGTATCAGACGATCTTAATAAAATGGTAATGGACGACGCGATAGAAGGGTTTATTAAAAACCTCGCTTAA
- a CDS encoding S8 family serine peptidase, with translation MSNIQSTPGPVCFSTNRIRRSPIFFVAAALCIMTVISCKKNDSPASTMQQDQEPACEPVQFTSTAIDGRYIVMLNEAGATGRLIQSADQARVATNVLRQKHRIADAQLDEVLSSIHTGFIARLTSKQADELKADDGVQLVERDRVITLGVGCFTVVKPSSAQWGVRRVGAGDGTGKRVWIIDTGVDPDHPDLNVDKTLSKSFITDETSITDNNGHGTHVAGIIGALNNNIGTLGVASGVSIIALKALNGEGSGNTSGLIRALNYVGQNAQAGEVVNMSLGTDTVSLALDNAVRTLAARGILFAIAAGNDRVKASLSSPARVNAANVFTVSAIDSLGRFASFSNFGNDVVDFAAPGVNIVSTYSQGRYARLSGTSMAAPHVAGILVLNGAHIIAKGTALNDPDGVPDPIAAAY, from the coding sequence ATGAGCAATATCCAATCCACACCCGGGCCGGTTTGTTTCTCTACCAACCGGATAAGGCGATCACCCATCTTCTTTGTCGCAGCTGCACTATGTATAATGACCGTCATCAGTTGCAAGAAAAACGATTCGCCTGCCAGCACCATGCAGCAAGACCAGGAGCCTGCCTGTGAACCCGTACAGTTTACCAGCACTGCCATCGATGGCCGGTACATTGTGATGCTCAATGAGGCCGGTGCTACCGGTAGGCTCATCCAGTCTGCCGATCAGGCAAGGGTGGCTACCAACGTCCTTCGGCAAAAACACCGCATTGCAGATGCCCAGCTGGATGAAGTGCTCAGCAGCATCCATACAGGTTTTATTGCCAGGCTCACCTCAAAGCAGGCCGATGAGTTGAAGGCAGATGATGGAGTGCAGCTGGTAGAGCGTGATAGGGTCATCACCCTCGGCGTAGGATGCTTTACCGTAGTAAAACCATCTTCGGCACAATGGGGCGTACGCCGCGTGGGTGCAGGGGATGGCACCGGCAAAAGAGTGTGGATCATTGATACCGGTGTCGATCCCGATCACCCCGATCTGAATGTAGACAAGACATTGAGCAAGTCATTCATCACCGATGAAACATCTATTACAGACAACAATGGCCATGGCACCCATGTGGCAGGCATCATTGGCGCCCTGAATAATAATATCGGCACCCTGGGTGTAGCTTCAGGCGTAAGCATCATTGCTTTAAAGGCCCTTAATGGAGAAGGCTCCGGCAATACCAGCGGACTGATCCGCGCCCTCAATTATGTAGGCCAGAATGCACAAGCCGGTGAAGTAGTCAATATGAGCTTGGGAACCGATACCGTTTCATTGGCCCTCGACAATGCCGTACGCACCCTGGCAGCCCGGGGTATTCTCTTTGCCATAGCAGCAGGTAATGACCGGGTGAAGGCCAGTCTGAGTTCACCTGCCAGGGTCAATGCGGCCAATGTATTCACCGTATCAGCTATCGACAGCCTGGGACGCTTCGCCAGCTTCTCCAACTTTGGCAATGACGTGGTTGATTTTGCCGCTCCCGGTGTAAACATTGTATCTACCTACAGCCAGGGCAGGTATGCCAGGCTTAGTGGTACTTCTATGGCTGCGCCACATGTTGCCGGCATCCTGGTACTCAACGGAGCCCACATCATCGCCAAAGGCACAGCCTTGAACGATCCTGATGGAGTGCCCGATCCAATTGCAGCTGCTTACTGA
- a CDS encoding iron chaperone translates to MAKTDFKTVDQYHSTFPPEVVERLEIIRGIITKAAPDAEEVISYQIPAYKYFGFLVYYSAYKSHISLSYPFSARFLATFKTDLAKYNVSKSAIQFPHDEPLPKALIKKMVQFRMKENKEKGAVKPVKKKAKA, encoded by the coding sequence ATGGCAAAAACAGATTTTAAAACAGTAGATCAATACCACAGTACTTTTCCTCCGGAGGTAGTGGAAAGATTGGAAATCATCCGGGGCATCATTACAAAGGCAGCCCCCGATGCCGAAGAAGTGATCAGTTACCAGATACCAGCCTATAAGTACTTTGGCTTCCTGGTCTACTATTCTGCTTATAAATCACATATCTCCTTGTCCTATCCCTTCAGTGCTCGTTTCCTGGCAACTTTTAAGACCGATCTGGCCAAATACAATGTGAGTAAATCCGCTATTCAGTTTCCTCACGATGAACCATTACCCAAAGCTTTGATCAAGAAGATGGTCCAGTTCAGGATGAAAGAAAACAAGGAAAAGGGAGCCGTGAAGCCTGTGAAGAAGAAGGCGAAAGCCTAA
- a CDS encoding Gfo/Idh/MocA family protein: MNTRRSFLQKITAASIAFPLLSFDELREPGQREEQPYDGPVLRVAIMGLGSYGTRVADAMQASQKAKLVGVISGTPSKVQAWQTKYNIPEKNCYNYENFDNIKNNPDIDAVYVITPNALHHDQVIRVAKAGKHAICEKPMALTAREGQEMVDACKKANVQLLVGYRMHFEPKTLEIVRMRKDGELGKILFFQGLSGFRIGDPTQWRLNKQLAGGGAMMDIGIYSINGARYMTGEEPIWVTAEETKTDPVKFKEGVDETIQFQMGFPSGAVASCLSTYSMNNLDRFFLNGTNGYAELQPSTGYGPIKGRTHKGELTQPHNTHQTVQMDEMAGIILEGKRPIIPVDGEEGVRDLKIIDAIYAAVKTGKKVTL; the protein is encoded by the coding sequence ATGAATACACGACGCTCTTTCCTCCAAAAAATAACAGCAGCCTCCATCGCATTCCCATTATTATCTTTTGATGAATTAAGGGAACCCGGTCAGCGTGAAGAGCAGCCCTACGACGGGCCCGTATTAAGAGTGGCCATCATGGGCCTCGGCAGTTATGGTACCCGCGTAGCTGATGCTATGCAGGCCTCTCAAAAGGCCAAATTGGTGGGCGTTATTAGTGGTACCCCCTCCAAGGTCCAGGCCTGGCAGACAAAGTACAATATTCCCGAAAAGAATTGCTACAACTACGAGAACTTCGATAACATCAAAAACAATCCCGACATTGATGCTGTGTATGTTATTACCCCTAATGCCCTCCACCACGATCAGGTAATTCGTGTAGCCAAAGCCGGTAAGCATGCCATCTGCGAAAAGCCCATGGCCCTTACTGCCCGGGAAGGACAGGAAATGGTGGATGCCTGTAAAAAAGCCAACGTACAATTACTGGTAGGATACCGGATGCATTTTGAACCCAAAACACTCGAGATCGTGCGCATGCGTAAAGACGGTGAATTAGGAAAGATCCTCTTCTTCCAGGGGCTCTCTGGTTTCAGGATTGGTGACCCTACACAATGGCGCCTCAATAAACAACTCGCCGGCGGAGGTGCAATGATGGACATTGGTATCTATTCCATCAATGGCGCCCGCTACATGACAGGGGAGGAGCCCATTTGGGTTACTGCAGAAGAAACAAAGACAGACCCCGTTAAATTCAAGGAAGGCGTAGACGAGACCATACAGTTCCAAATGGGGTTTCCTTCAGGGGCAGTGGCCTCCTGCCTGTCTACCTACAGCATGAATAACCTCGATCGTTTTTTCCTTAATGGAACGAATGGATATGCTGAATTGCAGCCCTCCACCGGATATGGCCCCATCAAAGGACGTACACACAAAGGAGAGCTTACCCAGCCTCATAATACCCACCAAACCGTACAAATGGATGAGATGGCCGGCATCATCCTGGAAGGCAAACGACCCATCATACCCGTAGACGGAGAAGAAGGCGTACGAGACCTGAAAATTATCGATGCCATCTATGCTGCTGTCAAAACAGGAAAAAAGGTAACACTTTAG
- a CDS encoding efflux RND transporter permease subunit, translated as MLKKFIERPVLSTVISIILLLLGGLSLYTLPVTLFPDIAPPSVQVTALYPGANAEVVARSVATPLEEAINGVENMTYMTSNSSNDGSMTLTVFFKQGTDPDIASVNVQNRVSKAVNQVPTEVVQAGISTQKVQNSFIMFVALSGDKEAGYDELFLENYIKINLIPEIQRVPGVAQAQVFGAKDYSMRIWLKPDRLIANNLSPQDVLNAIKDQNLEAAPGRLGQNSAESFEYVLKYKGKLNQGEDYENFVIKANSDGSMLRLKDLARVEFGSYTYASQSRMDGNPVAGFAVLQTAGSNANDILTEVERKLKEFERTLPKGVKTTVMYNSKEFLDASIDQVTETLVIAFVLVFAVVFLFLQDFRSTLIPAIAVPVAIIGTFFFMQLFGFTLNLLTLFALVLAIGIVVDDAIVVVEAVHSKMERTKLPARVATLQSMNEISGAIISITLVMAAVFIPVGFMQGPAGVFYRQFAFTLAIAILISAVNALTLSPALCALFLKGGHEEEGHGKKKGFGARFFGAFNAGFNTVTNKYIKSLGFLIRHKWISITGLVAIAAISFWLVKTTPTGFIPTEDQGFVLYAVNTPPGSSLERTREATLKMDSIIRKDPAANHLYVIDGLNFISNASASPYAAGFMRLKDYKDRGAVKDPDQIANGIAAQVSQVKGASAFFFNFPTVQGFGNVSGFEFMLQDRTNGPLDKLGNTAWGFIGALMQRPEIAYAFTTFATGNPQYMIEVDNIKAKQLGISITELMQTMQIYFGSSYVSDFNRFGKYYRVMAQADIKYRTNTESLDGIYVKNNAGEMVPAKTVVNLKRVYGPETVTRNNLFNAVTINGVPKPGYSTGDAIKAVEETAKKALPRGFAYEWTGVTREEIKTGGQTGFIFLLSIIFVYFLLAAQYESYILPFAIILTIPTGVLGVFSFIGWAGVENNIYVQIGLIMLVGLLAKNAILIVEYAVQRRRAGMGLVESAIEASRLRLRPILMTSFAFIVGLLPLVFTHGASAKGNASIGTSAVGGMLTGVILGIFIIPVLYVIFQYLQEKITGRTGPREISLSE; from the coding sequence ATGCTTAAAAAATTCATTGAAAGGCCCGTATTATCGACGGTCATCTCCATCATATTGCTCTTATTGGGCGGCCTGTCGTTATATACACTGCCTGTTACACTTTTCCCGGATATCGCACCGCCCAGCGTACAGGTAACAGCCCTGTACCCCGGCGCCAATGCCGAAGTAGTGGCACGTTCCGTAGCCACTCCATTGGAAGAAGCCATCAATGGTGTGGAAAACATGACCTACATGACTTCCAATTCCAGTAATGATGGTAGTATGACCCTTACCGTCTTCTTCAAGCAAGGAACCGATCCCGATATCGCTTCTGTAAACGTACAGAACCGTGTATCCAAAGCTGTGAACCAGGTGCCTACAGAAGTAGTACAGGCGGGTATCTCCACCCAGAAAGTACAGAACAGTTTCATCATGTTTGTGGCCCTTTCAGGTGATAAAGAGGCGGGGTACGATGAACTGTTCCTGGAAAACTATATCAAGATCAACCTCATCCCCGAGATTCAGCGCGTACCCGGGGTTGCCCAGGCCCAGGTTTTTGGCGCCAAGGATTATTCCATGCGTATCTGGCTGAAACCCGATCGTCTCATTGCCAACAACCTTTCTCCCCAGGATGTACTCAATGCCATCAAAGACCAGAACCTCGAAGCAGCTCCCGGCCGTTTGGGACAGAACAGTGCAGAGTCATTTGAGTATGTATTGAAATACAAGGGTAAGCTGAACCAGGGTGAAGATTATGAGAATTTCGTGATCAAAGCCAATAGCGATGGTTCCATGCTGCGCCTGAAAGACCTGGCCCGTGTAGAATTTGGTTCCTATACCTATGCTTCCCAAAGCCGCATGGATGGTAATCCTGTAGCAGGATTTGCCGTACTCCAGACAGCCGGCTCCAATGCCAACGATATCCTTACCGAAGTAGAGCGGAAACTGAAAGAATTCGAACGTACATTGCCCAAGGGCGTGAAAACGACCGTGATGTACAACTCCAAGGAGTTCCTCGATGCATCTATTGACCAGGTAACAGAAACACTGGTAATCGCCTTTGTACTGGTATTTGCGGTGGTATTCCTCTTCTTGCAGGATTTCCGTTCCACCCTTATCCCGGCAATCGCCGTTCCCGTGGCCATCATTGGTACCTTCTTCTTCATGCAGTTGTTTGGTTTCACACTCAACCTCCTTACCCTCTTCGCCCTGGTACTGGCCATCGGTATCGTGGTGGATGATGCCATCGTGGTGGTGGAAGCCGTACACTCAAAAATGGAAAGGACCAAACTGCCGGCAAGAGTGGCAACCCTGCAATCTATGAATGAGATATCAGGCGCCATCATCTCTATCACCCTCGTAATGGCTGCGGTGTTCATTCCCGTAGGCTTCATGCAGGGCCCTGCCGGTGTATTCTACAGACAGTTTGCCTTCACCCTGGCCATCGCCATCTTAATATCCGCTGTCAATGCCTTGACCCTTAGCCCGGCACTTTGCGCATTGTTCCTGAAAGGTGGACATGAAGAAGAAGGACATGGTAAAAAGAAAGGGTTCGGAGCCCGTTTCTTCGGCGCTTTCAACGCAGGGTTTAATACTGTTACCAATAAGTATATCAAAAGCCTCGGCTTCCTGATACGTCATAAATGGATATCCATTACTGGTCTGGTAGCCATCGCTGCTATCAGTTTCTGGCTGGTAAAGACCACACCAACCGGTTTTATCCCTACAGAAGACCAGGGTTTCGTACTGTATGCTGTGAATACCCCTCCCGGTAGTTCACTCGAAAGGACCCGTGAGGCTACTTTAAAGATGGATAGCATTATCAGGAAAGATCCAGCAGCTAATCACCTTTATGTAATTGATGGTCTCAACTTCATCAGCAATGCCAGCGCTTCTCCTTATGCAGCAGGCTTTATGCGGCTGAAAGATTATAAAGACAGAGGCGCTGTAAAAGACCCCGATCAGATTGCCAATGGTATTGCCGCACAGGTGTCGCAGGTAAAAGGCGCCAGCGCCTTCTTCTTCAACTTCCCCACCGTGCAGGGCTTTGGTAACGTGAGTGGTTTTGAATTCATGCTGCAGGACAGGACCAACGGACCGCTCGATAAACTGGGCAATACCGCCTGGGGTTTCATCGGCGCCCTGATGCAAAGGCCTGAAATCGCGTATGCCTTCACCACCTTTGCTACCGGCAACCCGCAGTATATGATCGAAGTAGACAACATAAAAGCGAAGCAACTGGGTATCTCTATCACAGAGCTGATGCAAACCATGCAGATCTATTTCGGCAGTAGCTACGTGTCTGACTTCAACCGCTTTGGTAAATACTACCGCGTAATGGCGCAGGCCGATATTAAATATCGTACCAATACCGAATCACTCGATGGTATCTACGTAAAGAACAATGCCGGTGAAATGGTGCCTGCTAAAACCGTGGTTAACCTGAAGCGTGTGTATGGGCCGGAAACAGTAACCCGCAACAACCTGTTCAATGCCGTAACCATCAATGGTGTTCCCAAGCCTGGTTACAGTACCGGTGATGCCATCAAAGCCGTGGAAGAAACAGCTAAGAAGGCATTGCCCAGGGGATTTGCTTATGAGTGGACCGGTGTAACCCGTGAGGAGATCAAAACAGGAGGACAAACAGGTTTCATCTTCCTGTTGAGTATCATTTTCGTTTACTTCCTCCTGGCAGCCCAATATGAGAGCTATATCCTGCCGTTCGCCATTATCTTGACCATTCCTACCGGCGTATTGGGTGTATTCTCTTTCATTGGATGGGCTGGTGTAGAGAACAATATCTATGTACAGATCGGTTTGATCATGCTCGTAGGTTTGTTGGCTAAGAACGCCATCCTGATCGTTGAGTATGCTGTACAGCGCCGCAGGGCAGGTATGGGGCTCGTTGAATCAGCCATCGAAGCATCAAGGCTCCGGTTGCGTCCGATCCTGATGACCTCTTTTGCCTTCATCGTGGGGCTGTTACCGCTTGTATTTACACATGGCGCCTCTGCCAAGGGTAATGCATCCATCGGTACCAGTGCCGTAGGAGGGATGCTTACAGGTGTAATTCTCGGTATATTCATCATACCCGTACTCTATGTAATATTCCAATACCTGCAGGAGAAAATAACCGGCAGAACAGGACCAAGAGAGATCAGCCTGAGCGAATAA
- a CDS encoding efflux RND transporter periplasmic adaptor subunit gives MQYIKMNKRTKQSFTASAYPAAQRIAASLGHVLLGAVVIILLYSCGSSAAPGAGFGAPPPPQLPVVAVTVAPGTTYKEYSATLEGKVNVEIRPQVEGFLEKIFVDEGAYVKAGQPLFKIDARVYNEQLSSAQSNLLAAQANVQKAQVEVDRLIPLVDNKVISEVQLKTARAAYDAANAAAEQAKAQVGSAKINIGYTYITAPVSGYIGRIPYKTGSLVGKSENMPLTLLSDISEVYAYFSMTEAEFITFKQQFAGNTIDEKVKKVPGVELLLADNSTYTQKGKISSIDGQFDKSTGTISFRATFPNAGGMLRSGNTGKIRIPQNFTQAVVVPQEATFEIQDKIFVFAVGDSNKVASKPITVSGKSVGWYFVESGLKPGEKIVFAGAGNLQDGMVIVPQPISADSLLKAKPL, from the coding sequence ATGCAATACATAAAGATGAATAAAAGAACAAAACAATCATTTACTGCTTCTGCTTACCCGGCCGCGCAACGCATCGCTGCCTCGCTGGGTCACGTTTTATTGGGTGCCGTTGTCATTATTTTATTATATAGCTGCGGCTCATCTGCTGCCCCCGGAGCAGGCTTTGGCGCACCGCCTCCGCCACAACTACCCGTTGTAGCAGTAACGGTAGCCCCTGGTACTACTTATAAGGAGTATTCCGCTACACTGGAAGGCAAGGTCAACGTTGAAATTCGCCCACAGGTAGAAGGCTTTCTCGAGAAGATCTTTGTAGATGAAGGCGCTTATGTAAAGGCTGGCCAGCCATTATTTAAGATCGATGCCCGCGTGTACAATGAGCAACTCAGCAGCGCCCAGTCAAACTTACTGGCTGCACAGGCCAATGTGCAAAAAGCACAGGTAGAGGTCGATCGCCTCATTCCACTGGTAGACAATAAAGTGATCTCCGAAGTGCAACTCAAGACCGCCCGTGCGGCTTATGATGCTGCCAATGCAGCAGCAGAACAAGCCAAAGCACAGGTTGGCAGCGCTAAGATCAACATTGGCTACACCTACATTACCGCACCCGTTAGTGGCTATATTGGCCGCATACCTTATAAGACAGGTAGCCTGGTAGGTAAAAGCGAGAATATGCCGCTTACTTTGTTGTCCGACATTAGCGAGGTATATGCTTACTTCTCTATGACCGAGGCAGAGTTTATTACTTTCAAACAACAATTCGCAGGTAATACTATCGATGAGAAAGTGAAGAAAGTACCAGGGGTTGAACTGCTCCTGGCCGATAACAGCACCTATACGCAAAAAGGAAAGATCAGCAGCATCGATGGCCAGTTTGATAAATCCACTGGTACCATCAGTTTCCGAGCTACTTTCCCTAATGCAGGCGGTATGCTTCGCTCTGGTAACACCGGTAAAATACGGATACCACAAAACTTTACACAAGCCGTAGTAGTACCGCAGGAAGCTACCTTCGAAATACAGGACAAGATCTTCGTATTCGCAGTGGGCGATAGTAATAAAGTAGCTAGCAAGCCAATTACCGTATCAGGTAAATCTGTAGGCTGGTACTTCGTGGAAAGTGGTCTTAAACCAGGTGAGAAGATCGTTTTTGCCGGTGCCGGTAACCTGCAGGATGGAATGGTCATCGTACCACAACCCATTTCTGCCGACAGCTTATTGAAAGCAAAACCATTGTAA
- a CDS encoding DUF2652 domain-containing protein, with translation MPHKGLLFIPDISGFTRFVNEIEIEHSRHIIQQLLEILINANQVGLEVSEVEGDAILFYKFGDPVELEALYHQVQTMFTAFHQHINAYNQRRICQCKACISAINLSLKVITHYGEFTTYNVKNFSKLIGKDVIVAHQLLKNDIDQHEYWLVTQNLLQDAPPVDFAGWMQWNRSTKQTETGEIPFHYTQLSELKNELPPLPAPYLELAKKVKMLSVTEEYDVDIKTLCYTVVHFDLRHHWQKGIKAVDEVEHFLPGIGSSHRHLYENGKGVIMYTSSFMYNPEEKVMFSETEEKKTRAFYYTIEKMGDHQARLTIDFYLTRNWVNQVLFTLTEKKKLQQTLQQSLLNLDAFVKTIVLPLEF, from the coding sequence ATGCCCCATAAAGGCCTGCTCTTCATTCCTGATATCAGTGGATTTACCCGGTTTGTCAATGAAATTGAAATAGAGCACAGCCGGCATATCATTCAGCAATTGCTCGAAATACTCATTAATGCCAACCAGGTAGGTCTTGAAGTGTCTGAAGTGGAAGGTGACGCGATTCTCTTTTATAAATTTGGCGATCCTGTTGAACTGGAAGCCTTGTACCACCAGGTACAAACTATGTTCACCGCCTTTCACCAGCACATCAATGCGTACAACCAGCGGCGTATTTGCCAATGCAAGGCTTGTATATCAGCCATCAACCTCAGCTTAAAAGTGATTACCCACTATGGAGAGTTCACTACTTACAATGTAAAGAACTTCAGCAAGCTGATTGGCAAAGATGTGATCGTTGCCCACCAGCTACTGAAAAATGATATTGACCAACATGAATACTGGCTGGTGACCCAAAACCTGTTGCAGGATGCTCCTCCCGTAGATTTCGCCGGTTGGATGCAATGGAACCGCAGCACCAAACAAACCGAGACAGGTGAAATACCCTTTCATTATACCCAGCTCAGCGAATTAAAAAATGAATTGCCTCCCTTACCCGCCCCTTACCTGGAGTTGGCAAAAAAGGTAAAGATGTTATCTGTTACAGAAGAGTATGATGTAGACATCAAGACCCTTTGTTATACGGTCGTGCACTTCGATCTTCGTCACCATTGGCAGAAAGGCATAAAGGCAGTAGATGAAGTGGAACATTTCCTGCCCGGTATTGGTAGCAGCCATCGTCATCTATACGAAAATGGGAAGGGTGTGATCATGTACACCAGTAGCTTTATGTACAATCCCGAAGAAAAGGTCATGTTCAGTGAAACCGAAGAAAAGAAAACCCGGGCCTTCTATTACACTATAGAAAAAATGGGTGATCACCAGGCCAGGCTCACCATTGATTTTTACCTGACAAGGAATTGGGTCAACCAGGTCCTGTTTACCCTGACGGAGAAAAAGAAATTGCAGCAAACCCTGCAACAGTCTTTGCTCAACCTCGATGCATTTGTAAAGACCATTGTACTGCCCCTGGAATTCTAA
- a CDS encoding helix-turn-helix domain-containing protein: MRFTDFVNLHRISHAIILIRQGQAFNWSLEGLANQCGFNNRNSFREAFKRFTGHIPSDYLKNKNAVPLLRVYKKAG; encoded by the coding sequence ATGCGATTTACAGATTTTGTGAATCTGCACCGGATCAGTCACGCCATCATACTGATCAGGCAAGGCCAGGCCTTTAACTGGAGCCTGGAAGGACTCGCCAACCAATGTGGATTCAATAACCGCAACTCGTTCCGGGAAGCTTTCAAGCGGTTTACAGGCCATATTCCTTCTGATTACCTCAAAAATAAAAATGCAGTGCCCCTGCTCAGGGTGTATAAGAAGGCAGGATAA